From the genome of Ralstonia pickettii, one region includes:
- a CDS encoding lysophospholipid acyltransferase family protein, whose amino-acid sequence MTFLFWLFSRLPLSALQALGGWLGALAAKVPGRYHDRLIANFRHAYPDVTPAMLKEAGRSAGRMVFEMPYFWVRKNGAQVAPHLFDVCRTVIERALADGRGLIFLTPHLGCFEVLPQAYANEHPVTSLFKPPRKESLRAWIEHMRTGPNMHMAPADPRGVRMLVRALKRGESIGILPDQTPTGGEGVWAPFFGKPAYTMTLVHRLHRLTGAPVVALFAERLPRGTGYRLHVEEIGDLPEDATQAATRINAAIERLIAVAPTQYLWGYNRYKHPKGADAPPAA is encoded by the coding sequence ATGACCTTCCTGTTCTGGCTGTTTTCACGCTTGCCTTTGTCAGCGCTGCAGGCGCTGGGCGGCTGGCTGGGAGCCCTGGCCGCCAAGGTACCCGGCCGCTACCACGACCGGCTCATCGCCAACTTCCGCCACGCCTATCCCGACGTCACGCCCGCCATGCTCAAAGAGGCCGGGCGCTCCGCAGGCCGGATGGTGTTCGAGATGCCGTACTTCTGGGTGCGCAAGAATGGGGCACAGGTCGCTCCGCACCTGTTCGACGTCTGCCGAACCGTCATCGAGCGCGCGCTGGCAGACGGGCGCGGCCTGATCTTCCTCACGCCGCATCTGGGGTGCTTCGAGGTGTTACCCCAGGCCTACGCAAACGAGCATCCCGTCACATCGCTGTTCAAGCCGCCGCGCAAGGAAAGTCTGCGCGCCTGGATCGAGCACATGCGCACGGGGCCGAACATGCACATGGCCCCCGCAGACCCGCGCGGCGTGCGCATGCTGGTGCGCGCGCTCAAGCGCGGCGAGTCCATCGGCATCCTGCCCGACCAGACGCCCACCGGCGGTGAAGGCGTATGGGCGCCGTTCTTCGGCAAGCCCGCCTATACGATGACGCTGGTGCACCGCCTGCATCGGCTCACAGGTGCGCCCGTCGTGGCATTGTTTGCCGAGCGGCTGCCACGCGGAACGGGCTACCGGCTGCACGTGGAGGAGATCGGCGATCTGCCCGAAGACGCCACGCAGGCCGCCACCCGCATCAACGCCGCCATTGAACGGCTGATTGCCGTGGCGCCGACGCAATATCTCTGGGGCTATAACCGCTACAAGCATCCCAAGGGCGCGGACGCTCCGCCCGCTGCCTGA
- a CDS encoding lipid A biosynthesis lauroyl acyltransferase has protein sequence MERFSAKLGLGFLWLLSLLPYGFVARFGEGLGGLLYRIPNGRRRVVLANLRACFPEKSEAEREAMAHEVFRKVFRSFAERSFAWFASEKRLMRVVKIDDQANLPALHGQPHILVTLHLSGVEIGALALTDYLRKNVGNAGCSLYTHMANPALDAAVKALRSRFGATMLERSENIRQIMRTIKRGEALQLISDMDFGERDSEFVPFFGVPALTLNAIPRMASMTGAKVVPMYTEILPNYEGYALRILPAWENYPTGDLTADTRRMNAFFEDAIRPRITEYYWVHKRFKHRPEGMPGIY, from the coding sequence ATGGAACGTTTCTCTGCCAAACTCGGACTCGGCTTCTTGTGGCTGCTGTCCCTCCTGCCATACGGCTTTGTCGCGCGTTTTGGCGAAGGCCTGGGCGGGCTGCTGTACCGCATTCCCAATGGCCGCCGCCGCGTGGTGCTGGCCAACTTGCGCGCATGCTTTCCCGAGAAATCTGAAGCCGAGCGCGAAGCCATGGCGCACGAGGTTTTCCGCAAGGTCTTCCGCAGCTTTGCCGAGCGCTCGTTTGCGTGGTTCGCATCGGAAAAGCGCCTGATGCGCGTGGTGAAGATCGACGACCAGGCCAACCTGCCGGCGCTGCACGGCCAGCCGCACATTCTCGTCACGCTGCATCTGTCGGGCGTGGAGATCGGCGCGCTGGCGCTGACAGACTACCTGCGCAAGAACGTCGGCAACGCGGGCTGTTCGCTGTACACGCACATGGCCAACCCGGCGCTCGATGCAGCCGTGAAGGCATTGCGCAGCCGCTTTGGCGCGACCATGTTGGAGCGCAGCGAAAACATCCGCCAGATCATGCGCACCATCAAGCGCGGCGAGGCACTGCAGCTCATCTCCGACATGGATTTCGGCGAGCGCGATTCCGAGTTCGTGCCGTTCTTCGGTGTGCCGGCGCTGACGCTCAACGCCATTCCGCGCATGGCGTCGATGACGGGCGCCAAGGTCGTGCCGATGTACACCGAAATCCTGCCCAACTACGAGGGCTATGCGCTGCGCATCCTGCCCGCGTGGGAGAACTACCCCACCGGGGACCTGACCGCCGACACGCGCCGCATGAACGCCTTCTTTGAAGACGCGATCCGCCCGCGCATTACCGAGTACTACTGGGTGCACAAGCGCTTCAAGCACCGCCCCGAGGGCATGCCGGGCATTTATTGA
- the dapF gene encoding diaminopimelate epimerase, producing MKLHFTKMHGAGNDFVVLDGIQTPIDFTPEQWAAIADRHFGVGADQLLLVERSTRPDVDFRYRIFNHDGGEVEHCGNGARCFVKFVTDRGLTDKRTVRVEVMNGIATLTMQDDGQVTVDMGAPVFEAARLPFLPEGLPSRVEGEDTQHALQINGRTEWLSTVSMGNPHAVQIVDDTEAFPVLEDGPLIESHAVFPRRVNAGFMQIIDRHSVRLRVYERGAGETLACGTGACAAVVAGIRRGVLDSPVKVATHGGDLTIAWAGVGQPVMMTGPATTVFEGTLDLDALKLTAAAH from the coding sequence ATGAAACTGCACTTCACCAAGATGCACGGCGCGGGCAACGACTTTGTCGTGCTCGACGGCATCCAGACCCCGATCGACTTCACGCCCGAGCAATGGGCTGCCATTGCCGACCGCCATTTCGGCGTGGGGGCGGACCAGCTCCTGCTGGTCGAGCGTTCAACGCGGCCCGACGTCGATTTCCGCTACCGCATCTTCAACCACGACGGTGGCGAGGTGGAGCACTGCGGCAACGGCGCGCGCTGCTTCGTCAAGTTCGTCACCGACCGCGGCCTGACGGACAAGCGCACCGTGCGTGTTGAAGTCATGAACGGTATCGCCACGCTGACGATGCAGGACGACGGCCAGGTCACCGTCGACATGGGGGCGCCGGTGTTCGAGGCAGCGCGCCTGCCGTTCTTGCCCGAGGGCCTGCCCAGCCGCGTCGAAGGCGAAGACACGCAGCACGCGCTGCAGATCAACGGCCGCACTGAATGGCTGTCGACCGTGTCGATGGGCAATCCGCACGCCGTGCAGATCGTCGACGACACCGAGGCCTTCCCCGTGCTGGAAGACGGCCCCCTGATCGAATCGCATGCCGTGTTTCCGCGCCGCGTGAATGCGGGCTTCATGCAGATCATCGATCGCCACTCCGTGCGTCTGCGCGTGTACGAGCGCGGCGCGGGCGAGACGCTTGCCTGCGGCACCGGCGCCTGCGCAGCGGTGGTGGCCGGCATCCGCCGTGGCGTGCTCGATTCGCCCGTCAAGGTGGCCACGCATGGCGGCGACCTGACGATCGCCTGGGCCGGCGTCGGCCAGCCCGTAATGATGACGGGCCCCGCCACAACCGTGTTTGAAGGCACGCTGGACCTGGATGCGCTCAAGCTGACTGCCGCAGCGCATTGA
- a CDS encoding polyphosphate kinase 2 family protein, whose product MGTNGKNLIDDYRFDGTNKFKIAKVDASSKPFSTGNKADDNARLAEVSAKLDALQDVLYAEHRRKVLVILQGMDTSGKDGTVRGVFRAMDPLGLRVVGFKAPTPQELAHDYLWRVHAQTPARGEIVIFNRSHYEDVLITRVHGDIDAAECKRRYGHINAFEQMLCDTGTTIVKCFLHISKDEQRRRLQERVDDPHKHWKFDPSDIAEREFWAGYMEAYEAAINATATPEAPWYVVPADSKTHRNVMVAEILLRVLEGMKPEYPEGNPAFEALRIE is encoded by the coding sequence GTGGGCACGAACGGCAAGAACCTGATTGACGACTACCGTTTCGACGGCACCAACAAGTTCAAGATCGCGAAGGTGGATGCCTCCAGCAAGCCGTTCTCCACCGGCAACAAGGCGGACGACAACGCGCGGCTGGCGGAAGTGTCGGCCAAGCTGGACGCGCTGCAGGACGTGCTCTACGCCGAGCACCGGCGCAAGGTGCTGGTGATCCTGCAGGGCATGGACACCTCCGGCAAGGACGGCACCGTGCGCGGCGTCTTCCGCGCGATGGACCCGCTGGGGCTGCGCGTGGTCGGCTTCAAGGCGCCGACGCCGCAGGAACTCGCGCACGACTATCTCTGGCGCGTGCACGCCCAGACGCCCGCTCGCGGCGAGATCGTCATCTTCAACCGCAGCCATTACGAAGACGTGCTGATCACGCGCGTGCATGGTGACATCGACGCGGCCGAGTGCAAACGCCGCTACGGGCATATCAACGCGTTCGAGCAGATGCTGTGCGACACCGGTACGACCATCGTCAAATGCTTCCTGCACATCTCGAAAGACGAGCAGCGGCGGCGGCTGCAGGAGCGGGTCGACGATCCGCACAAGCACTGGAAGTTCGATCCTTCCGATATTGCCGAGCGGGAGTTCTGGGCGGGCTACATGGAAGCCTACGAGGCCGCCATCAACGCCACGGCAACGCCTGAAGCCCCTTGGTATGTCGTCCCCGCGGATTCCAAGACACACCGGAATGTGATGGTCGCGGAGATTTTGTTGCGGGTGTTGGAGGGGATGAAGCCGGAATATCCGGAGGGGAATCCGGCGTTTGAGGCGTTGAGGATTGAGTGA
- the pyrE gene encoding orotate phosphoribosyltransferase, which translates to MSQNSELRQSFIRFAVEAGVLSFGEFVTKAGRTSPYFFNAGKFADGALLGQVAQFYAKTLLDSGVEFDMLFGPAYKGITLASATAVALAGLGRNVGFAYNRKEAKDHGEGGSLVGAKLQGRVVIVDDVISAGTSVRESVELIRAAGATPAAVLILMDRMERSGNAVDIGERSAVQDVQAQYGMPVVSIANLDDLLGYLDNAGDPALAGYREKAAAYRDKYGVSAI; encoded by the coding sequence ATGAGCCAAAACAGCGAGTTGCGCCAATCCTTCATCCGCTTTGCGGTGGAAGCCGGCGTGCTGTCATTCGGGGAATTCGTGACCAAGGCGGGGCGGACGTCGCCCTATTTCTTCAACGCCGGCAAGTTCGCAGACGGCGCCCTGCTGGGCCAAGTCGCGCAATTCTATGCGAAAACCCTGCTGGACTCCGGTGTCGAGTTCGACATGCTGTTCGGGCCGGCCTACAAGGGCATCACCCTGGCATCGGCCACCGCTGTGGCGCTCGCGGGCCTGGGCCGCAATGTGGGCTTTGCGTACAACCGCAAGGAAGCCAAGGACCACGGCGAAGGCGGCAGCCTGGTCGGCGCGAAGCTGCAGGGCCGGGTGGTGATCGTCGACGACGTGATCTCTGCCGGCACCTCGGTGCGCGAGTCCGTCGAGCTGATTCGCGCCGCCGGCGCGACCCCGGCTGCCGTGCTGATCCTGATGGATCGGATGGAGCGCAGCGGCAATGCGGTGGATATTGGCGAGCGCTCTGCGGTGCAGGATGTGCAGGCTCAATACGGGATGCCGGTTGTGTCGATTGCCAATCTGGATGATTTGCTGGGGTATCTGGATAACGCTGGGGACCCTGCGCTGGCGGGGTATCGTGAAAAGGCTGCGGCGTATCGGGATAAGTACGGCGTTAGCGCGATTTGA
- a CDS encoding exodeoxyribonuclease III: MLRIISANLNGVRSAASKGFFEWMGKQDADFVCVQELKCAQDDMTPEFLAPHGYHGVFQHAVKKGYSGAGIYTRHKPDEVIIGFDNGEFDAEGRYVEARYGKLSIISVYVPSGSSGEERQQAKFRFMDLFMEHLKDLRHEKGREVVLCGDVNIVHKEIDIKNWKGNQKNSGCLPEERAWLTKLFDEVGYVDVFRTLDDRPEQYTWWSNRGQAYAKNVGWRIDYQIATPGIAATARRVSIFKDIKFSDHAPLTIDYDTKVHW, encoded by the coding sequence ATGTTACGCATCATTTCCGCCAACCTCAACGGCGTTCGCTCCGCTGCCAGCAAAGGCTTTTTTGAATGGATGGGCAAGCAGGACGCCGATTTCGTCTGCGTGCAGGAACTGAAATGCGCGCAAGACGACATGACGCCCGAATTCCTGGCGCCGCACGGCTACCACGGTGTGTTCCAGCACGCGGTGAAGAAGGGCTACAGCGGCGCGGGCATCTACACGCGCCACAAGCCCGACGAGGTCATCATCGGCTTCGATAACGGCGAGTTCGACGCCGAAGGTCGCTACGTCGAGGCGCGCTACGGCAAGCTGTCGATCATTTCGGTCTACGTGCCATCGGGCTCCAGCGGCGAGGAGCGCCAGCAGGCCAAGTTCCGCTTCATGGATTTGTTCATGGAGCACCTGAAGGACTTGCGCCACGAAAAGGGTCGCGAGGTCGTGCTGTGCGGCGACGTCAACATCGTCCACAAGGAAATCGACATCAAGAACTGGAAGGGCAACCAGAAGAACTCCGGCTGCCTGCCCGAAGAGCGCGCATGGCTGACCAAATTGTTTGACGAAGTCGGCTATGTGGATGTGTTCCGCACGCTGGACGACCGCCCCGAGCAATACACGTGGTGGAGCAACCGCGGCCAGGCATACGCGAAGAACGTCGGGTGGCGGATCGATTACCAGATCGCCACGCCGGGCATTGCCGCCACGGCGCGCCGCGTGTCGATCTTCAAGGACATCAAGTTCAGCGACCACGCGCCGCTGACGATCGACTACGACACCAAGGTGCACTGGTAA
- the argC gene encoding N-acetyl-gamma-glutamyl-phosphate reductase encodes MAFKVFVDGQEGTTGLRLLDYLSQRDDIELLRIAEDKRKDSAERAKFLNAADVAFLCLPDVASREAVSLVNNPNTCIIDASTAFRTSDDWVYGLPELAQGQRERLRNTKRIAVPGCHASAFVLLMRPLVDAGIVPADYPVTAFSLTGYSGGGKAMIADYLAANNPKLDSPRPYALALAHKHLPEMRVQSKLSLAPIFTPVVGNFLKGLAVTIGLHPQHLARKVSPTDIARVLADYYQGEQFIRVAPADNVATLDNGFFDVQGANDTNRADLFVFGSDERMVVTARLDNLGKGAAGAAVQCMNVHLGVDEATSLHVEAPIPAAGAEHAVREAAPGFAS; translated from the coding sequence ATGGCATTCAAGGTTTTCGTCGACGGTCAGGAAGGCACCACCGGCCTTCGCCTGCTCGACTATCTGTCGCAGCGCGACGATATCGAACTGCTGCGCATCGCCGAAGACAAGCGCAAGGATTCAGCCGAGCGCGCCAAATTTCTGAATGCCGCCGATGTCGCATTCTTGTGCCTGCCAGACGTCGCCTCGCGCGAGGCCGTCTCGCTGGTCAACAACCCCAACACCTGCATCATCGACGCCAGCACCGCGTTCCGCACGTCGGACGACTGGGTCTACGGCCTGCCCGAACTGGCCCAAGGCCAGCGCGAGCGCCTGCGCAACACCAAGCGCATCGCCGTGCCGGGCTGCCACGCCAGCGCCTTCGTGCTGCTGATGCGCCCGCTGGTGGATGCGGGCATCGTCCCGGCCGACTACCCGGTCACGGCGTTCTCGCTCACCGGTTACAGCGGTGGCGGCAAAGCGATGATTGCCGACTACCTCGCCGCCAATAATCCGAAGCTCGACAGCCCGCGCCCGTACGCGCTGGCCCTGGCTCACAAGCACCTGCCGGAGATGCGCGTGCAGAGCAAGCTGTCGCTCGCGCCGATCTTCACGCCGGTCGTGGGCAACTTCCTCAAGGGCCTTGCCGTGACGATCGGCCTGCACCCGCAGCACCTGGCGCGCAAGGTGAGCCCGACGGACATCGCCCGTGTGCTGGCCGATTACTACCAGGGCGAGCAGTTCATCCGCGTGGCGCCGGCTGACAACGTTGCGACGCTCGACAACGGCTTCTTCGACGTGCAGGGCGCCAACGACACCAATCGTGCCGACCTGTTCGTGTTCGGTTCGGACGAGCGCATGGTCGTCACGGCGCGTCTGGACAACCTGGGCAAGGGCGCGGCCGGTGCGGCGGTGCAATGCATGAACGTGCATCTGGGTGTGGATGAGGCGACCAGCCTGCACGTGGAAGCACCGATTCCTGCGGCTGGCGCCGAGCACGCCGTGCGCGAAGCCGCGCCGGGTTTCGCGAGCTGA
- a CDS encoding prohibitin family protein: MPQVTASKLPVKLLALVFGAVAALVIGRTFLLNWQIIPPGYTGIKINRLVDRGITHENVVTGFVFYNPVQTAIIQYPTYVQRVIWTQDVNEGRALNEELTFNTKDAVPVNVDVAVSYQLDREKVPAFYTNFRADRIETFTHGYLRDTARNVIVAIGSEYNFDDVNGGKKEEFVARLTKELDTRLAPLGVSIKQFGIVGSLRPPRALLDAVSAKTKAIQDAIRTENEVRSAQAEAKKKVAIAEGEAAANHALASSLDDRLLAWERLKLERAAIEKWNGVTPSVMAGGNGGGMLFNIPAGAQSK, from the coding sequence ATGCCTCAAGTCACGGCAAGCAAGCTGCCGGTCAAACTGCTCGCGCTCGTCTTCGGCGCCGTTGCGGCGCTGGTGATCGGGCGGACTTTCCTGCTGAACTGGCAGATCATTCCGCCCGGCTACACGGGCATCAAGATCAACCGGCTCGTTGATCGCGGCATCACGCATGAAAACGTCGTCACCGGGTTCGTGTTCTACAACCCCGTGCAGACAGCGATCATCCAGTACCCGACTTACGTGCAGCGCGTGATCTGGACGCAAGACGTGAACGAAGGCCGCGCGCTCAACGAAGAGCTGACGTTCAACACGAAGGACGCCGTGCCCGTCAACGTGGACGTGGCTGTCTCGTACCAGCTCGACCGCGAGAAGGTGCCAGCCTTCTACACCAACTTCCGCGCCGATCGCATCGAGACCTTCACGCACGGCTACCTGCGCGACACGGCGCGCAACGTGATCGTCGCCATCGGCTCGGAATACAACTTCGACGACGTGAACGGCGGCAAGAAGGAAGAGTTCGTCGCGCGGCTCACCAAGGAGCTGGACACGCGGCTCGCACCGCTGGGCGTGTCGATCAAGCAGTTCGGCATCGTCGGCTCGCTGCGTCCGCCGCGCGCGTTGCTTGATGCAGTGAGCGCCAAGACCAAGGCCATCCAGGACGCCATCCGCACCGAGAACGAAGTGCGCTCCGCCCAGGCCGAGGCCAAGAAGAAAGTGGCGATTGCCGAAGGGGAAGCCGCGGCCAACCATGCGCTCGCCTCGTCGCTGGATGACCGGCTGCTCGCCTGGGAACGCCTGAAGCTCGAACGTGCCGCCATCGAGAAATGGAACGGCGTGACGCCGAGCGTGATGGCGGGCGGCAACGGCGGCGGCATGTTGTTCAACATCCCGGCGGGGGCGCAGAGCAAGTAA
- a CDS encoding YdcF family protein: MSLTILCVLVIVATVCAARGRRRAARGLAVLCGVLVIAIGCGPMPAWLLDSLEKPFENEPHIQWGTRNAIVLLGAGTFRVGDSVEPGLFSYPRLVETTQLYQACRKSDADCKILVSGGDARHHGSPEATVYQRELVRLGVAKDDVLIEPQSMNTWQNAQFSRTVLAQYAPDRTVLVSSAIHLRRSLLYFTHFGMAPIPVRADDLQAAASPLPMAYNFALTDFALHEWIGIARYHMYNALGWNPARINPGDA; encoded by the coding sequence GTGAGCCTGACAATCCTGTGTGTGCTGGTGATCGTGGCAACGGTGTGCGCAGCACGCGGCCGACGTCGCGCTGCGCGCGGGCTGGCGGTGCTCTGCGGCGTGTTGGTGATCGCCATCGGCTGCGGACCGATGCCGGCATGGCTGCTCGATTCGCTCGAAAAACCGTTCGAGAACGAGCCTCATATCCAATGGGGCACACGCAACGCCATCGTGCTGCTGGGCGCGGGCACTTTCCGCGTGGGCGACTCGGTCGAGCCGGGGCTGTTCTCGTATCCGCGGCTGGTGGAAACCACACAGCTGTACCAGGCGTGCCGCAAGTCCGATGCCGATTGCAAGATCCTCGTCAGCGGCGGCGATGCACGTCACCATGGCTCGCCGGAAGCCACCGTGTATCAGCGCGAGCTTGTCAGGCTGGGCGTCGCCAAGGACGACGTGCTCATAGAGCCCCAGAGCATGAACACGTGGCAGAACGCGCAATTCTCGCGCACGGTGTTGGCGCAATACGCGCCGGACCGCACGGTGCTCGTGTCGTCCGCCATCCACCTGCGGCGCAGCCTGCTGTATTTCACGCACTTCGGCATGGCGCCGATTCCCGTGCGCGCCGACGATCTGCAGGCCGCAGCCTCGCCCTTGCCGATGGCATACAACTTTGCGCTGACCGATTTCGCATTGCACGAGTGGATCGGCATCGCGCGCTATCACATGTACAACGCGCTGGGCTGGAACCCCGCGCGCATCAACCCCGGTGACGCCTGA
- a CDS encoding DUF6630 family protein — MLKRFKHLFSRPASTPVSEDPLRDDDILRDDFSPSAETLDALAEFVRLVGSPCGQAEADQIADSVRTGDLPGDDIAGLLTWSLARNLGDGAPWTLAISVDWKAWDEIEWQTEKLLDTLGIGARWEWARAEAERTVADGLLDFGAWLRPHGYELLHVDTGGDDYFAFPIRADLLQEARLYAERAGLKIEQADDFRASQGLSL, encoded by the coding sequence ATGCTGAAGCGATTCAAACACCTGTTCAGCCGGCCTGCGTCGACACCGGTATCGGAAGATCCGCTGCGCGACGACGACATCCTGCGGGACGACTTCTCTCCCAGCGCGGAAACGCTCGATGCCCTCGCCGAATTCGTGCGCCTTGTAGGAAGCCCGTGCGGGCAGGCTGAGGCCGATCAGATAGCCGATTCCGTGCGAACCGGTGACCTCCCCGGCGACGACATCGCCGGCCTGCTGACATGGTCACTCGCCCGAAACCTGGGAGATGGCGCCCCGTGGACGCTGGCCATCTCGGTCGATTGGAAAGCCTGGGATGAAATCGAATGGCAGACAGAGAAGCTGCTCGACACGCTCGGCATCGGGGCGCGTTGGGAATGGGCCCGCGCTGAAGCCGAGCGCACCGTTGCCGACGGCCTGCTCGATTTTGGCGCGTGGCTGCGTCCGCATGGCTACGAATTGCTGCACGTCGATACTGGCGGCGACGACTACTTTGCGTTTCCCATCCGGGCGGATTTGCTGCAAGAGGCCCGCCTGTACGCCGAGCGTGCAGGGTTGAAAATCGAACAGGCAGACGACTTCCGCGCGTCGCAAGGGCTGTCGCTCTAG
- a CDS encoding MarR family winged helix-turn-helix transcriptional regulator → MGQGDSTSPQGAPMDNILAQWRRERPDIDPSPMAVCGDVWRAGERLRSGVVANVAGADLDMAGFDVLLTLRRNGRDQALSPSALAKDMMLSTSAMTNRLDRLEKRGLIARKTDPDDRRGLQIVLTDEGFALVDSLVASHVQTEERMLAALSPAERAMLRELLGKIGGVGG, encoded by the coding sequence ATGGGTCAAGGCGATTCCACATCCCCGCAAGGGGCACCGATGGACAACATCCTCGCGCAATGGCGGCGCGAGCGCCCCGACATCGACCCGAGCCCGATGGCAGTCTGCGGCGATGTCTGGCGCGCCGGCGAGCGGCTGCGCAGCGGCGTGGTCGCCAACGTGGCGGGAGCCGATCTCGACATGGCGGGCTTTGACGTGCTGCTGACGCTGCGTCGCAACGGCCGCGACCAGGCGCTGTCGCCTTCGGCGTTGGCCAAGGACATGATGCTGTCGACCTCCGCCATGACAAACCGGCTCGACCGGCTGGAAAAACGCGGCCTGATCGCCCGCAAGACCGATCCAGACGACCGGCGCGGACTGCAGATCGTGCTGACCGACGAAGGCTTCGCACTGGTCGACAGCTTGGTCGCCTCGCATGTGCAGACAGAAGAGCGGATGCTTGCGGCGCTGAGTCCGGCAGAGCGGGCGATGTTGCGCGAACTGCTGGGTAAGATCGGTGGCGTTGGCGGCTGA
- a CDS encoding DMT family transporter has product MQFNRLTLMLATAAAPVLWGTTYLVFTQTLPVGHPLLVGALRALPAGVLLLLLGPGLPPRSKLLPLLFLGLANIGVFFALLFLAAQRLPGGVAATIMSAQPLVVALLAWPLLARKPRPAQLAAALAGSMGVGLLILGPAARLDAIGVAAALAAAFSMAIGTVLIERWGRIGTPLAVAAWQLALGGLVLLPVALFVEGLPPALTARNAVGFAYLIVIGTALGYWLWVRGIGVLGADVTFLSLLSPLTATVLGALVLGEWFSPMQTGGAVLILGATVAGMALSRRARREPAVQRSGSSEQLQPH; this is encoded by the coding sequence ATGCAGTTCAACCGCTTGACGCTCATGTTGGCTACCGCTGCGGCACCCGTTCTGTGGGGCACGACATATCTGGTGTTCACGCAAACGCTGCCCGTTGGTCACCCGTTGCTGGTCGGCGCGCTGCGTGCGCTCCCGGCAGGGGTGCTGCTCCTGCTTCTCGGCCCGGGCCTGCCGCCGCGTAGCAAGTTGCTTCCCTTGCTGTTTCTCGGGCTGGCGAATATCGGCGTGTTCTTCGCGCTCTTGTTCTTGGCGGCGCAGCGCCTGCCAGGCGGCGTGGCAGCGACGATCATGTCGGCGCAACCGCTGGTGGTGGCGCTGCTGGCGTGGCCCCTGCTGGCGCGCAAGCCGCGTCCGGCGCAACTGGCGGCAGCGCTGGCAGGGTCGATGGGGGTGGGGCTGCTGATTCTCGGCCCAGCGGCCAGGCTCGATGCGATTGGTGTGGCGGCAGCCCTGGCCGCTGCGTTTTCGATGGCGATCGGCACCGTGCTCATTGAACGCTGGGGCCGAATCGGCACGCCGCTGGCGGTGGCTGCCTGGCAGCTCGCGCTGGGCGGGCTGGTGCTGCTGCCAGTGGCGTTGTTCGTGGAAGGCTTGCCGCCCGCGCTCACGGCGCGTAACGCGGTGGGCTTTGCGTACCTCATCGTCATCGGCACGGCGTTGGGCTACTGGCTATGGGTGCGCGGTATCGGCGTGCTCGGCGCAGACGTGACGTTTCTGTCGTTGCTCAGCCCGCTGACGGCGACCGTGCTCGGCGCGCTGGTCCTGGGCGAGTGGTTCAGCCCGATGCAGACGGGCGGAGCGGTGCTGATCCTGGGCGCAACGGTGGCGGGGATGGCGTTGTCGCGGCGGGCACGGCGAGAGCCCGCAGTGCAGCGTTCTGGCTCAAGCGAGCAACTGCAGCCGCATTGA
- a CDS encoding M48 family metallopeptidase gives MPRVTRSLLTTFGLALSAWATAMDGPLPVPADGVKLEAPTTTSPNIRLVIPAEEIDKRALAEYQGIIDNAAHEGALAPDNVPDLIRIRGIVKRLTPQAPRWNPDATHWQWDVNLIGSSQVNAFCMPGGKIAVFSGLLEQFKLTDDELAMALGHEIAHALREHARARAGQREITNLGANVISQLFGFGNRGDTDLGEGAKMHLLAFSRAEETEADLVGMDIASRAGYDPRAALTLWQKMGSIGGTEQKQFLSTHPSGRTRMAVLSRHLPETLTLFADARHMTMAKLPEYRSNMQYLGAAPVDNGDEAPMRPMVRR, from the coding sequence ATGCCCCGCGTCACACGCTCCCTGCTGACCACTTTCGGCCTCGCGCTATCTGCGTGGGCAACCGCCATGGACGGCCCGCTGCCCGTCCCCGCCGACGGCGTGAAGCTGGAAGCGCCCACCACCACATCGCCCAACATCCGGCTCGTCATTCCGGCCGAGGAAATCGATAAGCGCGCGCTGGCCGAATATCAGGGGATCATCGACAACGCGGCCCACGAAGGCGCGCTGGCGCCGGACAACGTGCCGGATCTGATCCGCATCCGCGGCATCGTCAAACGGCTCACACCTCAGGCACCGCGCTGGAACCCCGACGCCACGCACTGGCAGTGGGACGTCAACTTGATCGGCTCGTCGCAGGTGAACGCGTTCTGCATGCCCGGCGGCAAAATCGCCGTGTTCTCGGGCCTGCTCGAACAGTTCAAGCTGACGGACGACGAACTCGCCATGGCGCTCGGCCACGAGATCGCCCACGCGTTGCGCGAACACGCCCGCGCCCGCGCCGGCCAGCGTGAAATCACCAACCTGGGCGCCAACGTCATCTCGCAATTGTTCGGCTTCGGCAACCGGGGCGATACGGACCTCGGCGAAGGCGCCAAGATGCACCTGCTGGCGTTCTCGCGTGCGGAGGAAACCGAGGCCGACCTGGTCGGCATGGACATCGCCTCCCGCGCCGGCTATGACCCGCGCGCCGCCCTCACGCTGTGGCAGAAAATGGGTTCGATCGGCGGGACGGAGCAAAAGCAGTTTCTGTCGACACACCCATCGGGGCGCACCCGGATGGCGGTGCTGTCACGCCATTTGCCAGAAACGCTCACGCTGTTTGCCGATGCCCGCCATATGACGATGGCGAAACTGCCCGAATATCGGTCGAACATGCAATATCTGGGCGCCGCGCCTGTTGATAATGGCGACGAAGCACCGATGCGGCCCATGGTGCGGCGGTAG